Part of the Nocardia farcinica genome is shown below.
GGCGTAGAAGGCAATCGGCTCACCGCGGGGGCCCTTCATGACGGGCTTGTGGACGAGCGAGTCCGCGAGACCGTAGTCCACATCGAACGTGTCGTTCTCGTACACGGTGCGCGCGATCAACGACGCGATCTTGCCGGAGCGGTGCGCCAGGTCGACGAGACCTTGATAGCCGATCACCAACTGCGCGCGATTGGCGCCTTTGCGGCTACGGCCGGAGGCGTCGGTCCATTCGAACTTGCTGTCCCAGAAGGGAAGCAGCCATGCGTGACCGAGCACGCCGGGTCGCAGTCCGAGCTGTGCGCAGCTCATCAGTGATCCGAGAACCGTGGCGGGGTCACATTCGGCGAGCTTCGGGGTCTGCCGCAAGCAGGTGAGCGCGTCCCGCACGAGCTGCGCCGCTTCGGCGCCGCGGGGCATGGCCATCTTGAACTGCTGCTCCATGTCGCGGATCTGCTGCTGGAGCGATGGCGGCTTGTTGTCTGCCTGTTCGATGTGAGTGTTCTGTTCGATGCGGTCGACGATGTTGCGGGCCATCAGGCCACCTCTTTCAGGTCAAGGGTTTTGGACTGGTACTTGCGGTAGACACCGGGGTGGTCGTTCCGTAGCGCGGAAGCGTCGAACGCCTGTCGGGTCAAGTACTCGGCGTACAATTCCGGCTCGGCGTCCCGGAACTTCGCCTCACAGAAGCGGCCGTTCTTCAGCGCGACCCACGGCTCATCCCCGACCAGGAGGCGATCGTGGCCGTCCATCAGCGCGAGGATCTGGTTGCCAGCGGCCTTCTTCCGCTTCGCTGCAGTGCTCTCAGCTTCCTTGGCTGCCAAGTACTCGGCGTGAAGGCGGCTGATCTGTTGACGGGTTACGTGTAGGTCTCCGCCGACGTACGGGTGCATCCGGTCGACGGCCGCGCGGTCAGCGGATGTGCCCCTGATCGGCGGTTCCACATCAGCGACGACGTGATCGCGCCAGAACCGGTCGCAGGCGTCGACGCACAGTTCGATCAACCGGTCGTTCCGCTCGATCCGAACGATTTCCAGTCGGTTCCCGCCGATCAATCCGGCGGCATAGGCGTGGCGTGCGCCAGTCACGTACATGCCGTGGTGCAACTGGACCTCGGCATGGTCGGGGATCTGCCCATCCCACAGCGACTGCATGAACCAGGCGGTGTTTTTGCATTCGAGCAGTCCGCCGTCGGAAAATAGACCGTCCGGCGAGTAGAGCATGTGTGGTCGTTCGATCGAAGCGAGCGTGCCGGGTGTTTCGACGGTGAGGCCGAGACGTTCACAGGCGACTTCCCGGATGACCGGTTCGAGTTTGCGGCCCCAGAACATGGCCTCGGTGTCGATGCCGGAGTCCGCTGGGGCGCGGCGGGTCTTGCGGAGCCAGATCGTGTATGGGGAGTCCCAGTCGACGAGCCCGAGCAGACCAGACACTTCGGAGGAGCCGATGCCGGCGAGACGGGCTTCGAGCCATTCAGGGCTGCCGTGCTCGGTGCGCGGGAGTTCGCGAAAGAGAGCGGGGTTCATGCGAGCCCGATCCAGGGGGTGTTGGTCCAGTCGAGGGCGAGGAGGATGAGTGTCCACAGCGCGGTCAGGCCGAGGATGCAGGCGGTGATCTTCGCGTGGTCGGTGATGCGGCGGAGTGCGCTCGCCTGTGGGGGTCGGGGGTTATGATTTGGTGTGGGCATGCCACGTCCTTTCGGTGAGTTGAGGCGTGGTGTGTCGGCCCGTCCTCATGCCAGTGGGGGCGGGCTTTCTCGTCGAGGGAGCATCCACGAGGTGCGCGTTGTTGAATGCAAACTTGAGTTTAGTGTCTACACTCGGAAATGACAAGTCTGGTGAGTGCTAGTCATGCAAACGGGCACACAATGCATCACACGCGGCCTATCAGCGGTTATGCTGAAACCGACTGTGTGAAGCACTACACTGTCTAATCTGGAGTGTTTCGTTTTCGGCATCAACTCGATACCATCGAGAGGACCAAGGACCCTACCGGCAAGTAGGAGCCCCACGAGACCGAAAGGCCCCATCGTGACCAGACAGGCCGACACCAGGAGCACCCCCGTGGACACGCCCTGGTGGAGATACGTCGAAATGCTGATGAACACCCACGGCATCACTTCCTTCGCCGAATTCGCCCGGCGGATCGACGTCGCGGCCTCCACCCCGTCCGTGTGGCGCCGATCCAGCGATGCCAAACCCAACTACGACACAGTCAAACGCGTAGCCAATGAGTTCAACCGGCCCCTCTCCGAGGTCATGATCAACGCTGGACTCGCTACCCCCCAAGAGCTGGGCCAATCCCCCGAGAAACCGGAGCTGACCCTCAGCAACGAACAGCTGTACGAGATACTCGGGCAACGTCTTGGTGTCACCCCCACGCCCGCGCCGGCCAAGCGTGACAGTGGAGAGCAGAACACGAAAGCGCGACGTCAAGCGAAAACCCGCAGCAAGTAACCCCCCAAGACACAAAAAGTGGCGGGCACCCGTAAGGGTGCCCGCCACTTGCGGTTTCAGTGCTATGCCGCGGAGTCGAAGCGGGTTACCGGCGGGAAGATCGGGCACAACACCGGCACCGTCACGATCGATTCCCACACCGGCCCGTACTCCCCCTCCGGGCAGGTCGCCCACTCGCCGGTCTTCGACGGGGGCCGCATCCACGCATCAATTGCCCGTGCCTCCAATGTCGCCAGGTCTTCGCTGGTGACGTGGCTGCCTCCACACGGCCACACGTCGATGATCGCGGTGCGGCAGGAGACGGTGATTCGGCCGATGCGCTTCCATAGCTGGCCGCAGCTGTCGGGGACAAAGTTGACGGCACCGACCGGGTCACGCATCACAAGGATGCCCAACTCGATGAGTGACGGGAGGATCCTTGCTGGGTCTGGTGGGGCTGATCGAGCATCGGTGACCGGTCCTGGGGTTGGGCCTGCCGTTGTACTCGACAGGCGACTGTTGCGTGGGGGTTGCTACTGGCGAGTTTCAACGCCCCGAACGCGATGGATTGCGGTCGGGTTGATCAGCTGCGCAGGTAGCGAGGGGGCGCGAACCCTGGGCTGAGGGTTCGCTGGGGTGGGGTCATGGGCTGGCCCCAATGTGGTTGTGTTGCCCGCGGTCTCGGCTCGCCTATGAGGTCCTGCGCATTGCTGGTCCTCCCCCGACGGTGGGTCGAGAGACGCGGTAAATTGGGTGGAAACTGGTCCTTATTATTGCGGACATCGATGACTCTAGTACCCACCAGCGGGTACCGCAAGCAAATGTCGCCATCAGTTTGCAGGCGATTGGAGTACCCCGCCAACGCAGTACATTCGCGTTAGGGTGAGATGTGGAACTGCGAAGCCGAGACCTCAACCGAGCAGTCGGACGCGTGATCACCGAGAGACGCGAAGCCGCCGGCCTGACCCAACGCGAGGTTTGGACGGCGGCGGGGATGCCGAAGAACTCCTATGTGCGCCTCGAATGGAACGAGAGCGAGTGGAGGATCAACGCCCTCGACAGAGTTTGTCAGGTACTCGGTGTCTCCATTGTGGACGTCCTGCGCGAAGCGATCGACCTGGCGGACAGAGACAACCCCGGCGGCGGGCCGTGGCTCGCGGCGTTGGGGGGAGAGTAGCCCGTTTTTAGCCAACTGTCCGTTATCTGTCTGAGGGCAGGCATACCCTGCGGTTGTGTGGTTCTCGGTCGTCTTGCTCGCAGTGACAGCATTCGCGCGGCTGAGCATCTGGCGACCGCCACCACACCGCCGCCCACCCAATCTCGGGGCGTCGCGGTCGCTGACGATCGCCACGTTCCTACTCGCGGCCGGGTTCGCAGCCCAAGCGCACCCGTTCGACACCTGGATCGACACCACCCTCGGTAACCCGGTCGGCGCCGACCACGTCAGCGACCTGGCGCACACGCTCACCATCATGGCCGCGTGCGGGCTGCTGGGCCTGATTCCGTTGCGGGATCCGCGGCGGGAGCAGTGGAGGAGTCCGTGGGGAGTGTTGGTGGTCGTGTTGATGGCGGTGGCGGTGGTGGCGTCGCGGTTGGGGGCTGTGGCTATCACGGCGAACGAGTCGTATCAGAACTCGCTGGCGGTGGTGGTGGTTGCGTCGTGTGTGTTGATCGTGGTGTCGACGGTGCGGCGGCTGCGGGGTGCGCGGCTGTTGGCGGCGATGACGTTCGCGGCGTTGGCGGCATTGGGGTCGGCTGGGTTGACGGTGTACACGTTGATCGCGGCACCGACGTTCATGCAGGACCACTACGACCAGATGTTGACGGTGACGTCTGTTCCGGTGGCGGTGGGGGTGTCGGCAGCGGGCTTGTACGGGCTGTGGCTGGGATGGCGTCGGTCGTGAAACGGGGCTCGCGGGGCGTCTCACGACCGGGCCATGAGTGGCATACAGGCAGGGGGAAAGCGGGGGGTTTCTCTCCAACTTTGAGTGTCACTTTGGGAGAAAAACGGCGGGGGGACGCGGGGGCACGCGGGGGGTTGCGGGCGCTTCAAGCTTGGACAAAAGCGCTGGTCAGAGACCTAGAGAACGAAGTTCTGTCGAGGTCGCGGCACCTTGTCGTCGAGACTTCGCCATCTCTGCACAGTTCAGACCTTACTTCGCAGCTCACGAGCAACTCCAAGCGAACGGATCAACACCCGATTCCAACTTTGCTCCAAGATTGGCCGGACACAAGCTCTCCAACTCCTTCGAGAAGTCCACCGCCGGGTGCGTGTACCCCTGGTCATCAACATAGTGCCGCATCGCCACCGTTACCCCCTCGGCATGCCCCAACTGAGCACTCGCATTCCGCGGATCCCCCGTCACCCCCGCCACATGCGTGGCCGCCGTATCCCGCAGATTCCCGAACTGCAACCACTCCAACTCCGAACCACGCCGAGCCCTCAACAACGCGCTATCAGCAGTGCTCAACCGCACTACCTGCCCCAGCATGCTCACAAAGATGTGCGCATCGGCCTCAACCTCGCCCGCCATCCGCCACCACGCCCGCACCACCATCGTCAACCAGCCCGGCAACACCAGATAGAAGTCGTTCGACACCTTCGACTTCTTCGCCGACTTCCGGTACGGCTGACGCACGTACGCACCCTTACGCGCAACCATCGTGCCGCACACATGCAAGGTGATGTTCGGCAGAGATTCATCCTCCAAGCCGCGCAAATCACACCAGCGAACCGCCAGCGCCTCCCCGGGCCGCAAGCCCGTCCCCAAGATCAGAAGCACCATCGGCAGCAGATAACGCGCCCGCTTCTGACCCTCGCCGATCACCGGGCACAGCAACTCACGCTCCTCCACTGTCAACGCCCGCTGACCACCCCCACCCTGAACCGGCCGCGGCACCGGCAGCATCGGGCTGTAGTCGAACAGGTCACTGCTCAACGTGAGGAACTTGAACACTCCCGACAGGACCGTCCAATGATGCCCAGCCACCCCGGGAGAGGTCTCAGCCAGACTCTCCAGATAGTCGGCCAGGAACGACGGCTTCCCCACCTCCCCTATCGACAAATCCCCCAGCGTCTTCATCAGCTTCAACGCGTCCGGCTTCGCCAGCGGGCCGTCACCGACATAGATCGCGCGATGGAAGGTCAACAGGGACTGTTCAGTGATCTGCCCCGCCTCGGCCTTCTTCTGCTGCCGCGCATAGTAGGCGTCGAACGCCTTCGCCATCTTGTCCGTGGCCTTGAACGCCTCCTTGCCGGTGGCGCGAGTGGTCGAGCTACCCTTGCGGCGGTTACGTTCGAAGTTCTGATGCCAGTCGGCCAGGCACTCCCTCTTGGTGCGCCCCGACCCACTGGTGCGGACGTAGGCGCCATTGAATGCCCGGTGGCGGACCCGGTCCAACCGCCAGACCCCATCCACTTTCACAGGGTTCAGTTTGTGCGGGGGCGGGAGCGCGCCGGGCTCCATCGCTACTTGCGCCATGTGTCGTCCTCGATGTCCCGAAAGCTCACGCCGCCGCGCGCTGCCGCTGCTCCTGCCACGCCTGTACGTCCGTGGCCAGGTACCGATAGCGGTTGGCGACCTTGAAGCACTTCGGCCCCTTCCGCGGCTTCATCTGAGCCCAGTTCTCCAGCGTCTTCACGGAGAATCCGGTGATCTCAGCGACCTGACGTCGGGTCAACCATCGCGGTTCGGTGGACATTGGTACCTCCTGGCTCGTGCTGACGACACGTCGAACAGATCCGCGCCGGTGTGTCGCATACATACTTTAGTTGCGCATCAACACTACGCCAGCAAAAGATGCCCCTGCAAGCCCCCTCAGCCACCTGGAACCACTACGAGACGGATCGGCGCCGCTCCAGCACGCCCACGATCAGCGCGCGAGCCTTCTCCCCCGTAACCGACTGCTCAGCGAGCAGCTCGAACGCCTGCGCGTACATAGCCACCTCGCGCGGCTGCGTCACCTTCAGCTCCGCGGTGATCGTCTCCACCGTCACCAGCCGGTCGTCGAACATGACGAAATTCGTAGTCTGCATCGGAATCTCAGCCGTCGCCGGGACGATACCGAGGATCAAGCGCGGCAGACTCGACACCGCCACCAGCCGGTCCATCTGCCCCGCCATCACATCCACACTGCCCACCGTCGTCCACAACGCCTGCTCAGCGATCAAGATGTGGAAGCGGCGATCCCCCCGATACAAGAACTGTTGGCGCTCCATCCGCCGCGCCACGCCCTCCTCCACGTCGTCGACGGGCAGGCGGTGGCGGGCGGCCGAGAATTCGAGCGTCGCGCGCGCATACTCCGACGTTTGCAGAATCCCCGGGATCACCTGGGTCTGGAAGATCCGCGTGTGCTTGGTCTCCTCGGCCAGCCGCACCAGCTGGGCTTGACTACGCCCTTGCCCGCGGGCGAGCAGGCGCCGCATCTCCATGTAGGCGCCGTCGAGGTTGTGGAGGGTGGCGAGAAGGTCTTCGATTTGGTCGAGTGCGCCAGCGTGCAGGCAGTAGGCGCGGATGTCGTCGTCGGAGGGGCGCAGCTTCCCGTACTCGATCTTGGAGACCTTGGATTCATGCCATCCGGCGAGAGCGGCCATGCCGCGGCCGGACAGTCCTGCGCGGCGCCGCATTTCACGGAGGCGCCGTCCCAGCGCCTCGCGAGCCTCGTGCGGATTGGTGGTCAATGGCCCAGATAGTCGCGGTACGGGGTGGCGGTAGACCACAGGCGGTCGCGGATGCCGCGGCAGTAGGCGGCGATGTGCGGGTCGCTGGTGATCGCGAGCCCCGCGGGGCGGCCGTCTGAGGTGACGAGATTGAAGCCGACCCGGGTGTCGTCGAACAGCCACCAGTCGTCGGGTGGGATGTCGCCTGCGAGGTGGCGCGGGAGATAGCGGATGTCTTCGCCGGCGTCGACGTTGCTGCCGGTGATGGAGAGTAGCCAGCGGTGGTAGTCGGTGTGGGGGACGGTGACGACCCGGACCCGGCTGACATGGACGCCGCGGCTGGTGGTTTCGCGCATGAATCGGGTCCAGGGGCGGTCGCTGTAGTCGTCTGGGTCGGGGTCGCCGTCGAGGAAGCGTCGGAAGGCTTCGGATTCGGTGGGGGTGGTGTAGCTGTCGCGGACTTCTAGATGGAAAGCCGTGTGTCGGCATTCCCGGAAAGGGTCATCGGCTTCGTCTCCGGTCAACAGCAGCACCGTAGAACGTCCTCTCTAGCTTCGGCACCTCGATCGCGGTCTCGTCCGCCGCCAACGTCAGCTGTCCCAGTGTCTCAGCGTCGGTGATCGGTCGGCCGGACAGCGTGAAAGTACCGCGCCCGGTGTCGGTCATGGTCGCACCAATGTAGGTGTCGTGTTCGGCGAACCCGGGGAGGAGGTGGGGGATTTCGACGACACCGGCAGTGTCGGTGATCCAGCCTTGGACGAGGTAGGTGCCGCGGTCGGTGGCGTAGAGGGTGGGGCAGTCGCGGTCGGAGGAGCCGCCTTTGCCGAGGAAGGTGAGGAGCATGTTTGTTCTCCTGGAGGGGTGGGGGTGGGTTTGCGGACCGTGTTATTCCATCACCAGGGTTGTCGCAAGTTCTTGCTAGATTGTCTCGAAGTGGTGCAAGTTTTTGCAAGATCCTGGTGTGCTGGTGCACGCGCTCCCTAACCTCGCAGGTGGGGCGCCCGAGGTCAGCAGGTCAGGCATCCACTGTGGAGGGCCGGCTTTCGCTGTTCCACAGCCTCGGGCGTCCCTCTTTCTTTGTTCTCTACACGTGAATCCAGGTGGTGGGCGTGCACATCAACGAGGCGCGCGTCATGGCGGTCCTGCACTCGGTCGGTCCATTGAGTGTGCGGGAGATTGCCGAGAAGACGCGGTTGAGCGTATCGACGGTGCGGAGGTCGGTGCAGGCGTTGACCTGCCGAGGGTTGACGGCTGCCGCACCGGCGGAGGTGCCGCGGGCGTGGCAGGTCACTCGCCGCGGCCGGGGCTGGGCTGAGACCCGACGTGGCCGTGCCGTGTTGGATGTGCCGCCGATACAGACGGGAGTTGCGTCATGAGTTGGGACGCCGCGCTTTTGGACAGGATCGCTTGCGGTAACGGCTTGTGGGCGGCGACGAGTGTTGCTGCTGCTCATCATGCGATGCAGGTGCACCTGGATTGCGTGGTGGGTGAGTGCCGGGCAAAGACGGCCGCGCATCGCCTCCTCGTGGAGGAGGGGCTGTTGGTGCCGGATTCGGGGCGGGTCCGGTCGTGAGCGAGGAGCCGGGGGTCTCGATTCAGCTCGCGGATGGTTCGTGGGGTGTGGTCGACGAGTACGGGTGGATCGATGAAGAGAGCCCGGACGGTTCGCTGCCGGATCGGATTTATGAGCGGCTTCGGCATCCGTTGCAGGTGGTTGGCGGTCGACGCGATCGGGAAGGGGGTGAACGAGTGGTAGAGGTGCTTGGTCCCGGCCCTGACGGGTCGGCGAACGACAACTGGAACGAGCCCGCGAACGCCGCGGACGACGGTCAGGACTGACCGGTCAAAACAAGGTGAAGCGCCCGACCCTGCGGCTATCAGGGTCGGGCGCTTCACTTTGATTCTGGCTCGACACGCTCACGGAGCGCGTACGAGGGGACGAGTTGTTGCCGAAGTCGCAGCGGGCGGCCGTCGGCGTAGTGGACGTCGAAGTTGACCAGACCCATCCAGTCGCCTTTGGCGGTGGGGATCCAGCCGTGGAGGAGTCCGGGGACTTCGCCGGACATGTCGATGCCGGCGGTGTTGTTGCGGATGGGTAGGCCGGGGTTGCGGACCATGATGGCGTCGAGGCGTACCCATACGAGTTTGGGGCGTTCGCGGTGGCCCCAGAGGTCGTTGGTGACGGCCGGTTCCCACCCTTCTACATGCCCCGTCTCTGGTCTCGAACGCATGTTCGAGATGCTACCGCGCGCCAGCTATCAGTCAACCAATATCGACATCCGCTTACAGAACGAGCGACCCGGCGTGGGCGATCTCCAGCAGCACGTCCGCGTGGCAGGGGATTCGGTTGCCGTGCTCGTCCTCTAGCGGGCACCAGCAGGCCAGGTCACGCCCACCCAACTCGGCGCGGACATGGGCGAGCGGTTCGCCGCGGCCGAGGTTCTCCAGGTCGAGGCATCTCGGCGTCGTCCGTGCCGGTGCAGAAGAAGGTTCGCTGCCCCGTTGTCTTGTGCAGGCGGCCTTCGTACTCCCAGTCAGCGGCGACGCCGGGGACACGGATTTGAGTTTGTCCGACGACGAATGGGTTGCCCCATTTCGTGCCCCGCCCGACGTAGACGGGCGCCCTCCGGCATCTTCCAGCCCTTCGTGCGCTTCCGCTGGATGCGCTTCGGGCTACCGTTCACGCCGCGTCCTCCCCCATCAGATACTTCTCAGCTGCCCGCTCCAACGCCGTGATGTCGGGCGCGGTGTGGAAGGTTGAGGCGAGTTGCTTCAACTCGTTGTTGCGGAACCCGCCGCCGAAGTGGATGTCTCCGGCGACGACGACGGGGACGGCCTGGTAGCCGAGCATCCGCACCGTGTCGTAGGCGGCAGGGTCGGTGGTGATGTCCCGGTAGGTGTAGGGGACACCCAGGGCGTCGAGCCGCTTCGTGGTCATCGCGCAGCCGGGGCACGCGGGCTTGCCGTACACGGTGATCTTTGGGGCGGTCATTCGGTCTCCTCGATGTCGGTGACAAGTGCGCGCTGCACGTCAGCGACAGCGCGTTTCCACCCGCACGACACCAGGTCGTCGGCGGGATGAACCTCACAGCGTGGGTGGCCGGACAAGGCGGTGCGTGCGCGGTCGATGACCGCCTCCAGTGCTGCTGTTCGGGCGCTGGCTGCCTCGGCCTCATCGAGCGCGTCGAGCAGCACCGGCAGGTGGTTGAGCACCCCGGCGATCAGGGCCGCGTCGGCGGACCGCATGTTCGACGCGACCCGCTCCCGCCACCCGTCCTTGCCGGGGGTGAGGCGGTGCAGGGACTGCATGTTCGCGAAGACGCCGGTGTCGGAGGCCACGGTGAACGGGCCCGGGGTGGCCGCGGCCAGGAGCTGGCGGAGGTCGGTGGTCAGGTCGCGGATCTGCGCGCTCATCTGTCGGCCACCGCCTCGGTGTCGGTGTCGCAGTTCGGGCACGTGCCGTCCGCGTCTCGGGTGCCGGTGCACCGCTCGCACACGACCGCGGGGCGAGGTCGAAGACCTCGCAGGCGCAGCCCTCGCCGGTCCAGTGGTGGCACAGCTCGGCAGCGCACCTCATCGCCCGCCCTCCTGCTCGGCGTCCACAGGACGATGACGGGGAGGCTGATCTCACTCGACTGGCTGCGGAGCGGGGTGCCGAACTCCTCCCAGCAGAACGGCGCTCGCGCCCTGGAGTTGACACACTTGTACCACGCCAGGGAGCGTCCCGCGTCGACGCCGATCTCGCGGACGATCGAGCCGACCGGCAGCGCGTCCAACTCTTCGGGGTCGGTGATCTCGCGGGCGGGTGGACGCCAGCCAGCGGCGCGCAAGTCCCGCTCGATGTGGACGGCCACTGTGACCGGGGCGGGTAGGCCCTGGCTGAGGTCCCAGTCGGTGAAGAGATCAGCCAGCGATTGATCGATGGCGCGGTGGAGCACTCGGGGCAGGGCGGCTGGGGTGTCGCGGTCACTCGCCATCGCGGGCTCGCCATCGCGGGCCTCCGCGGTGGGGATGTGCAGGACCCGCACCGGCATGGCG
Proteins encoded:
- a CDS encoding helix-turn-helix domain-containing protein; its protein translation is MTTNPHEAREALGRRLREMRRRAGLSGRGMAALAGWHESKVSKIEYGKLRPSDDDIRAYCLHAGALDQIEDLLATLHNLDGAYMEMRRLLARGQGRSQAQLVRLAEETKHTRIFQTQVIPGILQTSEYARATLEFSAARHRLPVDDVEEGVARRMERQQFLYRGDRRFHILIAEQALWTTVGSVDVMAGQMDRLVAVSSLPRLILGIVPATAEIPMQTTNFVMFDDRLVTVETITAELKVTQPREVAMYAQAFELLAEQSVTGEKARALIVGVLERRRSVS
- a CDS encoding glutaredoxin family protein, with the protein product MTAPKITVYGKPACPGCAMTTKRLDALGVPYTYRDITTDPAAYDTVRMLGYQAVPVVVAGDIHFGGGFRNNELKQLASTFHTAPDITALERAAEKYLMGEDAA
- a CDS encoding helix-turn-helix domain-containing protein; its protein translation is MHINEARVMAVLHSVGPLSVREIAEKTRLSVSTVRRSVQALTCRGLTAAAPAEVPRAWQVTRRGRGWAETRRGRAVLDVPPIQTGVAS
- the recT gene encoding recombination protein RecT — translated: MARNIVDRIEQNTHIEQADNKPPSLQQQIRDMEQQFKMAMPRGAEAAQLVRDALTCLRQTPKLAECDPATVLGSLMSCAQLGLRPGVLGHAWLLPFWDSKFEWTDASGRSRKGANRAQLVIGYQGLVDLAHRSGKIASLIARTVYENDTFDVDYGLADSLVHKPVMKGPRGEPIAFYAIAKFTTGGHAFLVMTYDEMVEFCEKHTKSKGKYGPWKDNFESMAHKTCVRQLAKWMPKSTEFARAIEHDEAVRVDLTPDAIDRPIHIESEVIDAEHVDDDVVQDAPTDYYEDVPPAGDSGMFPPETGSRR
- a CDS encoding helix-turn-helix transcriptional regulator — its product is MSTEPRWLTRRQVAEITGFSVKTLENWAQMKPRKGPKCFKVANRYRYLATDVQAWQEQRQRAAA
- a CDS encoding YqaJ viral recombinase family nuclease is translated as MNPALFRELPRTEHGSPEWLEARLAGIGSSEVSGLLGLVDWDSPYTIWLRKTRRAPADSGIDTEAMFWGRKLEPVIREVACERLGLTVETPGTLASIERPHMLYSPDGLFSDGGLLECKNTAWFMQSLWDGQIPDHAEVQLHHGMYVTGARHAYAAGLIGGNRLEIVRIERNDRLIELCVDACDRFWRDHVVADVEPPIRGTSADRAAVDRMHPYVGGDLHVTRQQISRLHAEYLAAKEAESTAAKRKKAAGNQILALMDGHDRLLVGDEPWVALKNGRFCEAKFRDAEPELYAEYLTRQAFDASALRNDHPGVYRKYQSKTLDLKEVA
- a CDS encoding tyrosine-type recombinase/integrase, with amino-acid sequence MAQVAMEPGALPPPHKLNPVKVDGVWRLDRVRHRAFNGAYVRTSGSGRTKRECLADWHQNFERNRRKGSSTTRATGKEAFKATDKMAKAFDAYYARQQKKAEAGQITEQSLLTFHRAIYVGDGPLAKPDALKLMKTLGDLSIGEVGKPSFLADYLESLAETSPGVAGHHWTVLSGVFKFLTLSSDLFDYSPMLPVPRPVQGGGGQRALTVEERELLCPVIGEGQKRARYLLPMVLLILGTGLRPGEALAVRWCDLRGLEDESLPNITLHVCGTMVARKGAYVRQPYRKSAKKSKVSNDFYLVLPGWLTMVVRAWWRMAGEVEADAHIFVSMLGQVVRLSTADSALLRARRGSELEWLQFGNLRDTAATHVAGVTGDPRNASAQLGHAEGVTVAMRHYVDDQGYTHPAVDFSKELESLCPANLGAKLESGVDPFAWSCS
- a CDS encoding DUF6879 family protein — protein: MLLLTGDEADDPFRECRHTAFHLEVRDSYTTPTESEAFRRFLDGDPDPDDYSDRPWTRFMRETTSRGVHVSRVRVVTVPHTDYHRWLLSITGSNVDAGEDIRYLPRHLAGDIPPDDWWLFDDTRVGFNLVTSDGRPAGLAITSDPHIAAYCRGIRDRLWSTATPYRDYLGH
- a CDS encoding DUF4326 domain-containing protein gives rise to the protein MGGRDLACWCPLEDEHGNRIPCHADVLLEIAHAGSLVL
- a CDS encoding helix-turn-helix domain-containing protein, producing the protein MITERREAAGLTQREVWTAAGMPKNSYVRLEWNESEWRINALDRVCQVLGVSIVDVLREAIDLADRDNPGGGPWLAALGGE